ACCATCTTTCCACGTACCCCCTGACAAcagcagaagtaccccctgacaacagcagaagtaccccctgacaacagcagaagtaccccctggggtCCCCGTACcactggttgggaatcactgcctTAAAAAGCAATGCGGCCATCTTTATGCCCAAGTCCCACTGCTCCAGCTGCCTCTGCCTCTTTTCCTGTCAATACGGtttagtgtcttttttttgaGACAGAAATACGCATTAGCACTCTTTTCAGCAAATGTATAAAGCCGCACAAACACCTGGTTAAGTTTTATAAATCTTAATCACCATGGAGTTGGAGGCGCACACCATTAGTTTCACTCTCACAGTTCGCTAGAAGGGACGTAGAAGCGTGCTGCTCCGCCGGCACAAAGTCAAAAGAATTGACAACACTGAAGGCCGACTGGCAAAAAGTTCGATCTGCAGTAGGCAGAATTTACACTAAAGTGAtctctgttaatacaaatcATTGGTTGATAAAATGAACTGTGtgctttctgcttcttcttcttcagacaCAAAGAATATCACAGCAAAGCCTGGACAGGACGTCCGTCTTCACTGTCAGGGTCCCAGAGGTGCTGTCATCGGACTGATAGGGTGGAACAGACCTGACCTGGAGTCAGACAAATATGTCTTCTTCCTCCGAGAAAACCACACAAATGAGAACTACCAGCTCCCCTCATATCGTGGTCGAGTGGACCTGAGTGATCCGGAGACGAAGGACGGAAATGCTTCCGTTGTTCTGAAGAACGTCAGCGTCAACGACACCGGAACATACGAGTGTGGAGTTATAATCAGGAGGGGAGACGAACCTAAACTCTACAGCACCATCAAGCTGAACATGACAGACTCAGGTGAGTTTGAGAGTCTGTTGTTTTCTTGTCTTCACCTGAAACCTGATTCCTCACAACTCTTTCTGCTCTGCAGGTCACACAGATGGACCCACTGTGGGAGGAGGCATCCTTGGACTTCCAGTTATTGTTGTGATTTTTATTGCTCTGTTCTTTCTGTTCTACACTAAGAAGATTTCGGAGAAGGCTGTTGctgctgaaaatgaaaaagaaaaactttttcaaGATCTTTTTTCAAGTTCAACACCCACTGACTATGTTGCAACAACGCGGGATAGGGGAACGTACACAAATACAcgtagacacaaacaaacaaattacaaCTAATTGATAAATATAGAAGAGTAGATCATTTTATAGTGTGATAATGATTGCACAGTCACATTATTATTGCACAGTTAAGACTTGCTGAAATAAAAGTGTGTCATGATCCTGGTTATTCTACTCACAATTTGAATTGAATACCTTTCACAGAGAGGACTAAAAGGTTAAtgagtttagtcagtacttttagctacagtatttcatgagtttagtcagtagttttagctacagtatttcatgagtttagtcagtactttagctaactatttcatgagtttagtcagtactttagctacagtatttcatgagtttagtcagtactttagctaactatttcatgagtttagtcagtacttttagctaactatttcatgagtttagtcagtacttttagctatttcatgagtttagtcagtacttcAGTATTTCAtgagtttagtcagtacttttagctatttcatgagtttagtcagtacttttagctatttcatgagtttagtcagtacttttcagctacagtatttcatgagtttagtcagtacttttagctacagtatttcatgagtttagtcagtacttttagctacagtatttcatgagtttagtcagtacttttcaGCTATTTCAtgagtttagtcagtacttccagctacagtatttcatgagtttagtcagtacttttagctaactatttcatgagtttagtcagtacttttagctatttcatgagtttagtcagtactttcagctacagtatttcatgagtttagtcagtacttttagctacagtatttcatgaatttagtcagtacttttagctacagTATTTCATGAGTTTAGACAGTACTTTCAGCTACAGTATTTCAtgagtttagtcagtacttttagctacagtatttcatgagtttagtcagtacttttagctacagtatttcatgagtttagtcagtacttttagctacctTTTTTAAACTTCCGTTCTTGCTTGCTAACTACTTTTTGATTGCACTTTTTTCAAATGAGTTTAGCTTCTCAACCATCTTTCCACGTACCCCCTGACAAcagcagaagtaccccctgacaacagcagaagtaccccctgacaacagcagaagtaccccctggggtCCCCGTACcactggttgggaatcactgcctTAAAAAGCAATGCGGCCATCTTTATGCCCAAGTCCCACTGCTCCAGCTGCCTCTGCCTCTTTTCCTGTCAATACGGtttagtgtctttttttttttttgagacagAAATACGCATTAGCACTCTTTTCAGCAAATGTATAAAGCCGCACAAACACCTGGTTAAGTTTTATAAATCTTAATCACCATGGAGTTGGAGGCGCACACCATTAGTTTCACTCTCACAGTTCGCTAGAAGGGACGTAGAAGCGTGCTGCTCCGCCGGCACAAAGTCAAAAGAATTGACAACACTGAAGGCCGACTGGCAAAAAGTTCGATCTGCAGTAGGCAGAATTTACACTAAAGTGAtctctgttaatacaaatcATTGGTTGATAAAATGAACTGTGtgctttctgcttcttcttcttcagacaCAAAGAATATCACAGCAAAGCCTGGACAGGACGTCCGTCTTCACTGTCAGGGTCCCAGAGGTGCTGTCATCGGACTGATAGTGTGGAGCAGACCTGACCTGGGGTCaaagaaatatgtttttctatACAAAGAAAACCACACAAATGAGAACTACCAGCTCCCCTCATATCGTGGTCGAGTGGACCTGAGTGATCCGGAGACGAAGGACGGAAATGCTTCCGTTGTTCTGAAGAACGTCAGCGTCAACGACACCGGAACATACGAGTGTGGAGTTATAATCAGGGGGGGAGACGAACCTAAACTCTACAGCACCGTCCAGCTAAATGTCTCAGTCTCAGGTGAGTTTGAGAGTCTGTTGTTTTCTTGTCTTCACCTGAAACCTGATTCCTCACAACTCTTTCTGCTCTGCAGGTCACACAGATGGACCCACTGTGGGAAGAGGCATCCTTGGACTTCCAGTTATTGTTGTGATTTTTATTGCTCTGTTCTTTCTGTTCTACACTAAGAAGATTTCGGAGAAGGCTGTTGctgctgaaaatgaaaaagaaaaactttttcaaGATCTTTTTTCAAGTTCAACACCCACTGACTATGTTGCAACAACGCGGGATAGGGGGAACGTACACAAATACAcgtagacacaaacaaacaaattacaaCTAATTGATAAATATAGAAGAGTAGATCATTTTATAGTGTGATAATGATTGCACAGTCACATTATTATTGCACAGTTAAGACTTGCTGAAATAAAAGTGTGTCATGATCCTGGTTATTCTACTCACAACTGGAATTGAATACCTTTCACAGAGGACTAAAAGGTTAGCGTTGGGTGGCAAAAGAGATTACTTTTTGACTACGTCGATGCTATTTATGAAAATTCATCCAAAAGTTACCTTCTCCTCCTAATTCGACCAATCAAGACTCTTGAATCTGCCCGTTTTTATGATATTTAAGTGTGGTGTGATAAACCCCagcgtggtctagacctcctctgtctgtaaagtgtctcgagataactcctgttatgatttgatactataaataaaactgaattgaattgttcTTTTGGTAATAAAATAACACAAgcttactcttttttttttttttttttttgacagattttttcaatatattttgTCTTTAAATGCAATTAAGCATTTTGAGTTAATGAAAGGAGCTTTATAAATTAAAGGGCCAGTCCCATAGCTGAAAGTTAAACGTCTTGAATGATGTCTTCTctgaatgtgtttctgtgtcttaaACGTCTCTGATGTCCCTGTTGAGTAACTAGCACTTTATTTGTACATGCAAACGcacagttacaaagtgcttcacacatgcacaatacatatgatcaaataaataataagcatgagttacaaaatacaaatgaaatacaacaaaatacagCATAGAGGGGGAGTAGTCCTTTTACAAGGACTGTGTGTATGAAGGTTATCACGCCACGAGGAAAATTAATCTTTCTCTCTACAGTGAGTCAGGGCGATgattggaaaataaataaatagatatgtgccgtaatgtgtaatattgtaatttatttttgtttcataaaattGGTATCAAGGTATCGGTTCTGGTATCGTACATGTTTGACCGTTGCGTTTCAGTGAAATACGGGACAAGACCGCCGGTCTCTTGGGTGGAAGGTTCTTGATTTCACATGCATGTTTTAGTGACTCACATGTCCTAGTCTCTATTCCAGTCTTTGTATTTTACACTTCTTCCACCGTTGGTGtggtgtgtattgtgtattcgTTTAGTGTAATCTGGGCTGCAGTCGTTGCTCTGAGAACTGAAGACAGGTTGATGATTTAACATCCAGAGAGACGAGGTCTCTGACTGCGTCCTGTCTGCTCGGTGAGCAGCAGGTGGCGTTCAAACACCACCACTCAGCCTCCACCTTCACCTCCTGCTTCTGGGCCTCTTTCAGACTTAAAGGTCCTCTTTACTTTGACTCAGCTCAATCAGAGACATGTTACAGTTGATCTATCCACTAATAAGTCTCATCCACACTtacattaacccttgtgttgtcttaccGCCGACTGTTGTCCCCCTGGGtcaaaaatgaacacttttttgacgtatttagtcacttttttcgacgtttttttggagcttttttttttttttttactaccacTAACACAGTAtatacaccactaacaccacGTTAttgccactagttttacacttatttttggaattcatgatcaataaacctcatttttATGAAATTATGCCTACATTTTGagtaataaaaaatgaaattatgaattattttgactagtTAACATCAGAGGAAcatatgttgatggataatcacagactgtcaaagtttagtaacagttttgacactttttctattttttttttttttactgaaacgCCCACAATTTAACTGATAATTAACAtagccatgttatttttgggcaagttggttgaaagaaacccatatttctgacataaaaaaaacatgtagtgGCTGAAAATCCTTCCATAACCACTTACCAAGATAGCTGTATGATTTCAATGCACATAAAAAACCAAAATCCATTTTTAAGtccatttatttccatttcagGTACAGCGATGCAAAATAACTGGGTCAGTGCCAGTGGTTGATCAGGTATagctaccccccccccccttccctgcTAGCAGACATGATAAATAGCAAATAAGAAGCACTAATAATCGGGGAGTAAACAACCTAAATATGTATCTAATTAATGATACCACTCTTAATGTAGGTAGGCAGTTTCATAATAATAGAGCAAAGGCtcatactgaatatccatatttattctcttttcttacatctatattattcttactactattataatgttactgatactacattgcacatatctgtacacaGTGGTGTAGTCCAATGTATTTTAGcgggtatactgtactatataaatatatatggcCCAGTATGgacatatcatagtgggggggtgtcctcccccagggaagttttgagcatcaaagacttcatgtcctgtattctgatacactttaatgcactttaatatatatggaaatcctggagctttcttagtggctatactgcgtatacctgcgtatcacgtagactacaccactgtctGTACacgttgttcatacattgttcatatcaCATAGCCacagccatatttattctgctcttataaggtaatacactgcacatatttatatttattttatattactcTGAACTACCTGAATCTTATCACGTCATGAACAGAGAAAAGGTTAACAATGAAACAGGCAGCTACAGGACAGGCAGGTGAAATGGGAGTCATCCTGTGTGGTTCAGGGGCATACATGGGTCAACCTCATTGGCTAGTACTTCATTGGTAGGATTGGTTAGATTTAGGCACgaggagtgagattggttagggttagggtgagaATAcaagggtaagccaatcagaggcagagtaaggcAGGACATGTCTTCACCATCCTAGGAAACACAAACTCTTACAGGAAGACAGAATCAGACATAAAGctgaacacagagacagagagagagagagagagagagacagagagagagagagagagagagagacagagagacagagacagagagagagagagagagagagagagagagagagagagagagacagagagagagagagagagagagagagacagagagagagagagagagagagagagagagggagagagacagagacagagagagacagagagagagagagagagagagacagagagagagggagagagagacagagagagagacagagagagagagagagagagacagagagagagagagagagagagagagagagagagagagagagagagacagagagagagacagagagacagagagagagagagagagagagagacagagagagcgagcgagagagagagacacagagagagagagagagagacagagagagacagagagagcgagcgagagagacagagagagacagagacagagagagagagagagacagagagagagagagagagagagagagagagagagagagagagagaaaaagaaaatctaataataataataactgaatGAAGGTACGTTACCCTTCCTAACAACGTGAATGCGGCCAGTTTGGATGACAGCGTTTACCTTTGTGgtacattttactgtaaataactgtgtacttttacttacagtaCGTAAACCTCAGGACTCTTCCCAGTAAAGCGGGGGTTTCATATCGAGGTAATGTTGCTATTTTAAAGGTGGAGTCTGTGATTCTGCAGAAAGATGGCTGATATTTCAACTCACCACCCAAACAAAGAAGTATGGGGTTAGAATCTGGGAGAAATACATTCTTAACCATAGCGCTGACTGCTTATTTCACTCATGATATGTCTTATAAAACACCATATACACATGTTAATAAGGTACAAActttattcatatatatatatttacatgtaCAAATGTGAGAACAACTGAGATCTTCACATCATTACATTACTCATCGCTGACATTTCAAATCATTTACCTCAGTGGGCAATTGTTTCCATTTAAACAATGTTACACTCGAGGGTTTGATTAGCCTGGCTGACACCAGGGAAACCCAGACCGGGTTCTGGGTTCCCGTTCCCAGTCTGGGAAAGGTTCattgacagttcatttccaaaggggcgtcaccaacggacgccgctcaaatgcctctgggcgccaTTGggtagtccttcaaccaatcagaccaaccaTCCGGGTGACGCTGTGCTTCggtagccgtcatgttgaatgtaaacaagaagctgctcgccgtcgctgtgCTATCGTCGTcgcgtaaagcccgcctcagcggttgtgattggtgcctcgattttggggactttggaaatgggcttgaatgggctcttcgcCAGagtgacttgcagagcaaatctcaaatttcccggaagttcgtcagggtttaccCAGGTTTACCCACCCTATAGGGTCCATAAGCATCACTGGCAAAAAACAAGAGCCAATCATACGGCGCTGAGTCATAACAACGGCTCTAGTTATAACTAAGCCCCTGTACGTCTGGGAAATTCACATCTAGCAGCAATGTTTAACAAGGTTCCACCCTGTAAAGTGACATGGAAATGATGTGATATTTTCAAGTCATGGCTCTGGCTGTCAAGCTGAATTGAGTCTCGTTGACCAATCGGTCAGTAAAATGATTATTTAGAGTTGTTTGGTCCAGGAGTGTGTCCTGCTGTGGGCCAGCTTCTTCATCAGCAGAATTATTATTCTGAGGTCTTTTAGGTACCCAGAGAACGACCAAAACTATCATCACAACAACAAGAAGCAGCAGAGCTGCTATCAGTCCATAATGGCTGTTGATGTTTCCTCCATCCTTGTCTCCTTCGTCTCCATCTGTGTGACCTGCAGAGCAGAAAGAGTCGAGAGGAATCAGCCGTCAGTAGAAGACTGACGTCAGACATTATCTGCCGACTCGCAGCAGCTGTTCTCTACAAAAGTCTCATCAGAAACATATTCAGAGAACACAAATGACGCATAAACACAGAGACTCAACTCTACAAACTCACCTGAGACTGAGACATTTAGCTGGACGGTGCTGTAGAGTTTAGGTTCGTCTCCCCCCCTGATTATAACTCCACACTCGTATGTTCCGGTGTCGTTGACGCTGACGTTCTTCAGAACAACGGAAGCATTTCCGTCCTTCGTCTCCGGATCACTCAGGTCCACTCGACCACGATATGAGGGGAGCTGGTAGTTCCCATTTGTGTGGTTTTCTTTGTatagaaaaacatatttctttGACTCCAGGTCAGGTCTGCTCCACACTATAACTGTGATGTCAGCACCTCTGGGACCCTGACAGTGAAGACGGACGTCCTGTCCAGGCTTTGCTGTGATATTCTTTGTGTCTGAACAAGAAGAaacagagtgagtgtgtgagtcgTCCAGATGGGAATCATTTACTGTTTAATGTCGACATTTAGAGTAAAGTGAGTAAATAAAGCCTAATTGTTACTTTTTACAGTCTAAGGATTATTTCAAATGGCGGCGAGGACACACGCCTACCTCCGAGCCGTCTGCTTTGTTCTCCGTTAATGTTTTTTAGCCAACTGAAAAGCCCTGAGTCACCAACCAGTTATCCTGCTGTGAGTCATACAGATACCAACCGCTGCTGTGAGCCCCAAAAGGTCTGTTCaatgtctgtttatttatcgcgaGTTATATCGTTATGGCATATGTTCCTTACATCGTGCAGCACTAATGAAAATACAACAATCCTTCGACATCATCAAGGAAAATAAGATAGGCAGCTCAAAGTCTCAGAAAGCCCAAAATGTAATAAAGATGGAGATTAGAGCTGGACTGTGGCACAAAGTCCCTGAACGCCTCAAACTGTCCTCTCATTTAAATCAGGCCTGAAAACATTAGTGtttatacattcattcattcat
This genomic window from Sander vitreus isolate 19-12246 unplaced genomic scaffold, sanVit1 ctg423_0, whole genome shotgun sequence contains:
- the LOC144514050 gene encoding coxsackievirus and adenovirus receptor homolog isoform X2, whose protein sequence is MAGLTTAPYVAFFISIWIVSPTVADQKEVTAKAGQDVTVDCRTPRDAEILLLKWSRSDLKSEGYVFFVRENRHYESAQHPSYHGRVELRDPQMKAGDVSVVVKNANVNDTGTYEFRVSTRSRETATEFSHFIKLTVTESDTKNITAKPGQDVRLHCQGPRGAVIGLIGWNRPDLESDKYVFFLRENHTNENYQLPSYRGRVDLSDPETKDGNASVVLKNVSVNDTGTYECGVIIRRGDEPKLYSTIKLNMTDSGHTDGPTVGRGILGLPVIVVIFIALFFLFYTKKISEKAVAAENEKEKLFQDLFSSSTPTDYVATTRDRGNVHKYT
- the LOC144514050 gene encoding coxsackievirus and adenovirus receptor homolog isoform X1, whose amino-acid sequence is MAGLTTAPYVAFFISIWIVSPTVADQKEVTAKAGQDVTVDCRTPRDAEILLLKWSRSDLKSEGYVFFVRENRHYESAQHPSYHGRVELRDPQMKAGDVSVVVKNANVNDTGTYEFRVSTRSRETATEFSHFIKLTVTESDTKNITAKPGQDVRLHCQGPRGAVIGLIGWNRPDLESDKYVFFLRENHTNENYQLPSYRGRVDLSDPETKDGNASVVLKNVSVNDTGTYECGVIIRRGDEPKLYSTIKLNMTDSGHTDGPTVGGGILGLPVIVVIFIALFFLFYTKKISEKAVAAENEKEKLFQDLFSSSTPTDYVATTRDRGTYTNTRRHKQTNYN